One window of the Rhipicephalus sanguineus isolate Rsan-2018 chromosome 4, BIME_Rsan_1.4, whole genome shotgun sequence genome contains the following:
- the LOC119390218 gene encoding signal peptidase complex subunit 1 — MIDIPFLTPLLDRIPTYMDFEGQKVAEKIFQVVIVAFALAGLAWGYVVQQFSYTVISLGIGFIISCLLTLPPWPVYRKNPLPWQKARDEAGSSSSKSSKKKK; from the exons ATGATTGACATACCCTTCTTGACGCCGCTCTTGGACAGGATTCCTACATACATG GATTTTGAGGGACAGAAAGTGGCGGAGAAAATATTTCAAGTGGTCATAGTTGCCTTTGCG TTGGCCGGACTTGCTTGGGGATACGTGGTGCAGCAGTTCTCCTACACTGTCATCAGCCTCGGGATTGGTTTTATCATTTCCTGCCTG CTTACGCTGCCTCCATGGCCGGTGTACCGTAAGAATCCCCTTCCATGGCAGAAGGCAAGGGATGAAGCTGGTTCCTCGTCAAGCAAGTCTAGCAAGAAAAAGAAGTGA